Part of the Thermodesulfobacteriota bacterium genome, ACGAGAATATAGGCGACGCCGGTCAGAATACCTATGAACGAAACGTTAATCCTGTCGCCCAGCGACGAGCGGTCCATCCAGAACACGGTAAAAGACAGAAAGACGATGACTACGAGCGGGAAGACGACCAGTCTCATTACGAAGAAGGGCACGCGCTGGACGTCCACGCTCACGACGAACGTCGACGAAACCCCCAGGCTGCCCGCGTAGGCTGCGGGGCGCTCCTGGACGGATTCGCTGAGCCCGGTGACGGTCCATTGGGGCACCCGGGTTTCTCCGGCCGAGGGCCCGGTCCCGCCCGCCGGCACCTGCATCTGTACCTCGTCCCTGTCGTAACCGAGCACCGTAAAGACAGCCCTCAGCCGATGCTTGTCGAATGGATACCGGCTCATATTGAATTCCATCTCCGCGACGGCGTCCAGGGTCTGGACGAGTATCGACGTTCCGTCGGGCTCCACGCGCAGAATTACGCTGTCCATATCGAACATCCCCGCTTCGTTTACGAGGACCACCTGCGGATACCATCCGGTCGCAAGCTCGTTGAACTGGTAAGCGCCCTGGAAGATTTTCTCGTCCACTCCCTCGACGGCCGGATCGAAAGCCATGCGCGGATCCTTCCACTTTAGCGTCAGCACGCCCGTGAACTCGAACGTTTCCGCCCCGTCGTTTATCTCGTTGATGTCGTAAAAATCGAAGTGGGCTTCCACCACGAGGGGGCCTTCCTGCTCCGGCAGCCCGAGCAGGAATGGCTCGGCCGTTCCCTCCTGGGAAGATTGATTCTGAGAGCCGGCCGGGGGGGCCGCGGCTGCCATCCGCGTGCAGCAAAGCAGCGCTGCCGCCAGCGCCAGGACTATAATAGCGAGCTTGCTCATTCCCTCCCGTCTCCCTGCCGGCCGGTGCGGCCGGCTATTAATTATGCGGCTAAAAGTGAGCTTTGGTACCACATGCCGATAAATTACGGAATGCTCCGTGGCTTATTAGGGCAACGGGCCCGGCATGTAGCGTGCCCCCGAGAAGCCCGATAGGTCTAACCGACTTTAAAAAATGAATAAACGTGGAGGACGGTGAGGGATTCGAACCTGCACCTCTCCCCCATTGTCAAGCGAGGTTTAAGCTGGAATCATGGAAGCAGCGCTTCCCGGCTATCCCGGCGAAAGGCCGTTTTAAAAATCCGGTTTCACCCCCGGCTTACCGTCATGGACGGAGCTGACTCTTTTCCATGTCCTGTTCCCGGTATACCTCAGATAATCTCTTCCCTCGGGAGTTTTTGAGCTTCTAACCTTTCTCCACTTTCTATTGCCTACGTACGTGAGAAAAGCTTTTTTTCTCCTCATTGTTCTCACCCTGATAAAAAGTATAAAACATTCTCCCCGCATCCACATCCCTTTTTAGCAGGCCTGGTGTGTAATACTTACTCTGTTCCCGGGTCCGAACAGGCATACATAAAAACTTCATAGAGTAATTGGATGAAAAGGAGGGGGTACTGCGGACCATAGAAATCGGCCTCTGGAATATGACGGATTTGGCGATTCTTAACGAGAATGTATGGCGGGCGATGGGGGATTCGAACCCTCCGACTTTATTGTCCCCTCGCAGCCCCCTCAAATCATGATTTAAATGACAATTGTGAGATAAGCATATAAAATATATATATTTTATAATCTAGCTTATAATTTTTCTTTGTGCTATGGATAAAAAAACAATTGGTGCATGGATAATACACCATAACCAAAAACTAAAAGGCGTTGCTTTGTCTACAGAGGATTATGATCAAATAACATTTGCTGGGAAATGCGGCACTTTGTTAAATGTTTTGGCTCAATCTGAAGAGATTGATATCGATAATCCTAGATTATCAACTCTTGCAAGTGCAAATGGTATATCGCCCAAATTAGAACTTCGAGCTATACTCAGCGAATTAGAGAATCAAAGACTTATAGACCAATCTGAATCAGGAATATCGATCTTAGGTTTAACAACTGCACAGACCTTAGAACACATAGCAAATATTTTTGAACAATCCTCTCCTTCAAAATTAGAAGAAGCATCTATAGTTTTAGCTGAAAAAGTTTCAGAAATACCAATTGAGACCGGAGACGCTATAGAATATTTGTCCGATGAATTTGGTGTTGGAATAAAACGAACCAAAGAAATCGTAGCTAATTATGAGCAAATAGGATTTATAGATTCCGAGGAAATCAGTGACAAGAAAATCCTATTTAATGGTAACCTCTTCCGGGGTGAAGATATAAGAAAAGTTCAAGCTGTGTTAAGTTCTTTGAGTTCAGGAGATGTTTCTAAGTTCGAGGAATACTCTGAGGAAATTGCTAGACATGGATGTATTGCTGAATCTCGTGCACAAAGCATTTTAGGTAAAGAGCTTTACTCAAAACTTTGTTCAATTGGGCTGATTGATAAAAATACAATTGGTAACGAAAGAGGAACTTTTTCTTTTGTGACAAGGCCAGGCGCCTTTTGCAAATTCACTAATACTGCAGCTGATGATGCTTTTGATTTAGCAAAAGCTTTTGTAACGTCCTTAACCTTCGGAATCCATAATAGTCCGGGTAACCGTGGACGAATTAGAATGATTGAAGAGTTAATTAGAGCATTAATTGATGGACGTTGGATAGGCCCTGCAACCGCTATAGGACATGATTATAAGGTTCTTGAGATTAGGGGTGTGGTGGAAGTGAAAAAGGTAGAGAAAAATTTGTTTAAAATGAGACTTCTAAAAAAAGATGTTGGTCAACTTGCTTTAAAAGTCATTACAGAAGGTGAAGCAAGTACAGAGTCATTATTGCTACCTTCTATTTCTGCTATGCATTACACTGGTCCTGAAAGCAATAGATCAGTATTACGTAGAAGTCAGCCGAAGCCAATGAAAGAAGCGATAGCAGAACTTGTTGATAGTTTGAGAATGGGTGGAATAAAATAGTGGAAATTCAACGAACAACACAAAAGGGTCAAGCAGCTGAAGAAGCTGTAAGGAATTATTTTATTTCGCAAGGATACTTTGTCGTTCGTGGCATCCCATTTATTTATAAAGGTTTTGACGTTACCGATATAGATCTTTGGTTGTATAAAAAATCCTCCTCAATAACACGAGAAAGGTCGTGTGTAGATATTAAAAGAAGAGCGACCCCAAAAGCCATGGAACGTATGTTGTGGACAATAGGTTTAAAAGAAGTTTTAGACTTAAATTATGCTATTGTAGTAACTTCTGATAATAGGGACGAGACTAGAGAATTTGGCATTGCTAATGGCGTTACAGTGTTACAAGGCAATTTCCTTAAAAGAGCTATTGATGATTTTTTGAAATCAAATATTAGAATTACGGAGGATGAACTATTTTCTGGCCTTAATGTACCTCCTGTCATAAATAGTCGTATCACTTGGGCAAGATTCTTTAAATCTCGCAAGTCAATACTAGTCAGTCAGCTTTCTTTTAATTCTTGCAATCGGCTTTTAAAGGATATTTCCATATTACTTGAGGAGTATTTGGTCTCAAACAAAAAACCTGAGGCATCTATCCGCCTTCTTTATATACATATTGCTTATTTTCTGATAAATACGGATTATCGTTTAAGTTTTATTGCCCATTATGATACGACTACTTTAAAGAAAATTCTAAACGAGGGTTTTAGGTATGGTGAGTCAGGACTACAAAGGACACAGGAAATTGTAGATATAGCTACAAAGTTGTTAGTTAATTCTGGCCATGGAGATCTTTTTTCTAAAGAGATGTTTAAAGAGGAAGTCAATAAACAGTTTTCTAACCATAGCGTTGAAATACTTGCAGAGTATTTTGCAAAGCCTGAAATAGTTAATAAGCTCTTTGATCAAGCTATACACTTTGAACATTATGCATATAGAAGGGATATTATTTTACCTTCTAATTTGCCAACAGAATTGAAAGCAACTTTAGGTCTATTCTGTGATTATTTGAAAATTGACAGGCGAGAAATAATATGAAACTAAGGATTCGAATTCAGCATGTCCTCTTCCTGTATGATTTGAGACTATTTGTATATACTTAAAGGCCGAAATTGACCCCTCTGCTCCAAATAGTGTAATCGATTTAACTACTTGTAATCAATGATAAAAACAATGGCGGGCGATGGGGGATTCGAACCCCCGACCTCAGGCTTCGGAGGGCGTTAAGTGGGGGCTTTAGGTTCCAATCGAGTCAACCAGAATCCAACTATAAGGCCTAGGGATTCTTGTGTATTTTTTGAAAAATGATACTAGAGTCTTATAATGGCAAACAGGGTAATATAGGCACAGAGTAGTCACAGAACCAGTCACAGGCTCCTTGCGAGATTGTGAAAGCGTCTTACAGGTTCCCCCCGTTCTTTATCCGGAACAGTGGGATAGACTTCTACGGGGATTTTATAAAGGACAATCTTCCCCTTCCAGCTACACTCACAATAATTGTTTAAAAAGAACATCTAATTCACTGCGAATATACCGTGTTGCAGTCTTTCTCGTAACTCCCTTAAATTACTCAACCATGACCATTCCGCGCGCTACAATGTGAACATTGTATGATACAGTTAGTCAAGTGTAGCAGGGGGTTGCGTGCGATATGATAGTTGACATCTTCCAATAGCCTTTTATCTTTTCACATATGAACAAATTAAATCTAAGGGAGGAAACCAAAGTGGAACAAAAGACGGTCAAGCTGGAGACGTTGGCCAAGATGTACGACATCACTTTGCCGATGATTCGGAAGTGGGCGGCGAATAGAGAATTCCCCGGAATCATTCGGAGGAAGGGCGGGAAGCGCCTATATGTTGACGTGGCTAAATTTGATGCATGGTTCAGGTCAGGCGAAGTCGAGGGAGCCAGGGAGGTGAAGTAGTGGAGACACAAATAAAAAGCCCCTTCGTGCAGGAAGGGGCGGGGAAAGCATTAAAAAAAGAGTGTAGAAATAATCATACCTCGAATATTACTCCCCGCATAGACTCCGAGACAGTAAAGCAGGCCGAGCTCTCGTTGTTGAACATGATACTCGAAGGCGAAGCGAGCTTTGAAAATGTTGGCTTGTCTGTCGAGGATTTCTCCATAAACGACCACGGGCGCATTTATGGAGCTATGGCGGCCCTTCATGGCCGAGGCGAAGAGGTAAGCGTATTGAGCGTATGTAACGAGCTTGCGCACGTAGAACGGGCGGACGGCGGTGCATGGAGCTTGTATCTGACAAGCGTCGTAAATATAGCCCTACCAGCCGGGGGGATTGATTATCCTGTCAGGGTGATTAGAGAGGCCTCTCGCAATCGAAGACTCGAAGAGGCCGGGTACAGACTCTATGAAGCGGCACGGGATAACGACACCGAGGGCGTTAAGAGGTGGAGCGAAAGAGTTATCGAGCTTCAAGCTCAGAGGGAAGCAGGGGCCGAGGCTGAAGGAGGCGGCGGGTTGCGATGCGTCCCTCTCGCTCTATGTAGCTCGGAGCCGGTTAAATGGTTAATCGATGGTCTTGTGCCCGAGGGATTCCCAAGCTACTTATACGCACGGGAAGGTCTCGGAAAATCGTTTCTAGCGGCCCTACTGGCCATCGAGGTATGCAGAGGCGGTGGCTCATTCATGGGCCACAGTTACCCTGAGGAACCCGTAAACGTCCTCTACGTCGATTACGAGCTTTCGTCAGGGGTTCACGCCGAGCGAGGGGAGAAAATCTCTCATGGGTTAAACCTTCCCGGCATCCCGGAGAATCTTTTTTACAGTAATCCGAAAGTGCCTATAATGGCGGCCCTGCCGGACATTAAAAAACTGATAGCCCGTAATAATATTGGGTTCATCATAGTCGATGCATGGCAATCAGCCGGTCTGGATTCTTTCGACCCGGCAGTTGCGGCGGCTTACTTCGCGGCCATGAGGGGATTAGGCGTTTCCAGCCTGACGATTGACCATGAAAAGAAGACGCAAAACGGTATAGATTCTGGCGGTGATTCTTTTTACGGAGGCGTTCACAAGTTGACTCAGAGCCGGAGCGGGTTCCGACTCACAAGAACCGGAGACGGGAAGAACCCTGTAACTCTGCTACTTCGACAGACTAAAAACTCATTCGGGCCGCTAGCCGAAGATATGACCTTCGACGTGAATTTCGAGGGCGACAGAATTTCATTTACGCAGTCGAACGCGCCGAATCCCGAGGACAGGGACTGCGAGCTCATCGCCAAGGCTATCGCGGATATGGAGGCCGAGGGGACCAGGGTTAATCGAACAGCCCTCACTGAATATTTCGCGGGCGTGATAGGCCAAAAGCGTTTACGCCTCCTATTAGACAAAGGGGACGGCGAACTATGGGAATCATCTCCCGGAGACCGGACGGAAAGGCTCTATAAATCGAGACCGGCAGAATGGCACCCCTATAAGAGGGGCCAGTCTGCCAGTGTGATGAACACGGTTGAAGGAGGCGAGGATTGCGGCTACCCGGAGGTGTTGAATGGATAAGCTATGGCTCGAAAAGGAGCGCATATTAAACGAGGTCATGAACAGCTTAGAGGAAAAGTACCCGAGCGGTCTGTACGACTGGCTCTACATCCATGACCGCGCTCTATACGCCCGGATTAACGAGATAGAAAATGCCCTAAACGAGTGCTTCGCAGAGGGCGGTTCCGTCGAAGGGTTTAAGGCTACGCTTCGGGGGTACTGGGATGCTCACATGAAGGGCATCCGGCAATTCAGGGCGCGGAAAGAGAATGCGCTCACGTTTCCCGAGGTGAGGGCGGAGAGAATAGCGGAGCTGGAGGGTGCCTCAGTATGACAGATGTAAAGACGAGTTTAATTAAAAATACATTTTTCGGAGGTGGACGTAGTATGCGTTCAGATATGAAGTTGGCGTTACATAACACAGAGGTCTCGGACAAAGAGCAGGTCAGAATTAAAAACCTGACGATAGGGACCGGGTGCCCTCATGTGGGTAATCAGGGCTGGTTCAGGTTTTTCAGGAAACTGAATCACGCCAAACAGGTTGCCCTTTTAGCGCAGTGGCTCACTGACGGGACAATCAAAGAGATTAGAGACCTCGACTCTAATGCGGAGCGATTAACTGTTGTCATGAGAGGCGGGCACGTCGAGACTTTTGACATCTAGCCCCTTGTCTCCGAGGGGTGCTCTCAGACAGGGGTGCCCCTCTTTTTATGACCATTTTTTTAAGGGATGAGTGCTGTAATTATTATCAGATTCTTGACGGAGGTTTTTTGAATTGGCAGGAAAAAAACATATCAGGCTGAGGACGGCGGGGGACGTTCGAGAGCTCTTAGCGAAGCTCATTAACGAGCGCCGGAGGGGGGAGGCGAATTCCAGCGAGTGCCGTGACATCGGGTTTCTGTGCAAGATACTCTTGGATTCGATAGAGGCGGGGGAAGTAGAGGAAAGACTAGCGGAGATAGAGAAGAGACTAGAGGAGAAGGAACATGAGTTCGAAGGCTAAAGTGAAGGCTCTGGAGAAGAGGCTTAGGAGAGTAGAGTGGGCGGGTGAAGAGATAGAGGTAAGCATCGAGCCCGTTGTTTGCAATTGCCGCTATGAAGACGACGAGGCGCGGGAAAGAGAGTGCCCAGCCTTTCATGGGGGGACATGCAAGAGTATTTCAACCAGTTGAAAAGGAGGGTGAAGTTCAGAAAAGGACGTAGAGGCGTTTAGTGCGTGCGGGAGCTTTCAAGGTAATTCGACTCGCCTCGGAGTAACAGGCGCATATCAATCATTGCCCCCCAACTGAACTTCCCTTATGCTATCAATCATGTGCGGGCGGTTCGTGAAAACTACAGATAAAGACGATTTGCAGAGCCGCTTCGGATTCGAGGACCCTGTCGGTGTTTTACTGGAGCCGCGATACAATATCGCCCCTACTCAGCTTCACCCCGTCGTAATAATAGAGGATGACAAGCGCGTACTCAGGATGATGAAATGGGGACTGGTCCCTCATTGGGCGAAGGACCCCGCCATAGGGTACAAAATGATTAACGCGAGGGCTGAGGGCATAGAGGACAAGCCGAGCTTTAGAACCCCATTCAGAAAGAGAAGATGTCTTGTTATTGCGAACGGGTTTTACGAGTGGAAGAAGGTAGAGCCTAAGACGAAGGTCCCCTATCTCATTAGGCTTAAGTCAGGGAAACCCTTCGCCTTCGCCGGACTGTGGGAGAAATGGGATAAGGGACCCGAGCCCCTTGAGACGTTCACCATCATCACGACTGAGAATAATGAGCTTATCGAACCTATACACAACCGTATGCCCGTCATACTACATGAGAAGGATGAGAGCCTCTGGCTCGACCCTGAGCTAAATGACCCTGAGAAGTTAATCCCCCTCCTGAAACCGTACCCCTCGGAAGAAATGGAACTTTACGAGGTCTCGACTATCGTCAATTCACCCCGTAACGATGTGCCGGAGTGCATTCTGAAAAAAGAGTGAGCCCGGCATAAATCAATAATCGCATATTGAGGCCGGGGCTCGTTTCTTTTACCCTTCTAAATACCTCCTAGGGGTTGGGAGAAAAAAGAATCACATATTGTACGGGAGGGGTGTGTATGCGAGTAACCGAAATTGGAATCCTGAAGTCAGCATCCGAGTTTGAAATACCTCTTGTCTCGGTCCGCGCCCCTTGCGGAACGGGGTTCCCTTCGCCTGCCGACGATTACGCAGAGGAAGGGCTCGACCTGAACCGATACGTAACAGAGCACCCCGAGGCTACCCTATACGCGAGAGCCGAGGGAGACTCCATGATTGGGGCCGGGATTTTCGACGGGGATATTTTGGTAGTGGATAAGGCTCTCGTTAACAACGCTAACGGCAGGGTCATCACGGCATGGTATAACGGGCATTTCACGGTGAAGAGGCTCTACACTGACCCGAGATTAAAGCGGAGCTTCCTCATATCCGAGAACCCCAAATATCCCCCTATCGAAATACACCCTGAGACAGATTTTGCGATATGGGCTGTCGTGACGTGGAACGTTCACAGGCTGTCGCGAGAGCTCCCCGATGATGTAAAAAGCATCCTGTACGGAATGAAGAAATAACCATGCCTAAGACCTCCAAAATATTCGCGCTCGTTGACTGCAACAACTTCTACGTCTCATGTGAGCGCGTATTCAACCCGAGCCTGAACGGGAAGCCTGTAGTAGTCCTCTCGAATAATGACGGCTGTGCTGTAGCACTCTCAGATGAAGCGAAACTGCTTATACCTATGGGGACCCCAATACATGAGTGCGCGGACGTAGTACGAATAAACAAGGTTCATATTTTTTCGAGTAACTATACTCTTTACGCCGATATGTCCCGGAGGGTTAAGGGGGTCCTCACGCAGTTTAGTCCCGAGATTGAGAACTACTCCATAGATGAATCCTTCCTATCCCTCTCAGGCTTCACGAACGTTGATTTAACCGATTACGGAAGAAGGATAAGAGAGACGGTTTTAAGGTGGACCGGGATACCCACATGCGTCGGCATAGGAACAACCAAGACTCTGGCCAAAATAGCGAACAAGCTCGCGAAGAAAAACAAAATGTGTCAGGGGGTTCTTAACTTAACGAATCATTCTCGTATCGAGGACTTCCTCGCGAGTGTCGATATAGGCGACGTTTGGGGCATCGGCTGGCAGTATACGAAGCTCCTAAAGAGGTACGGTATCAACACTGCCCTTGACCTCAGAAACGCCCCTGACGGCTTCATACGAAAGCATATGACGGTCCAGAGGTTAAGGACGGCGTGGGAACTACGGGGAGTGTCGTGTCTCGACATTGAGGAGGTAGTTTCGGATAAGAAGGAAATAGTGAGCTCTCGCTCCTTCGGGAAGGACGTATATACCTATAAAGAGGTTTCCGAGGCAATCGCAACCTACACGACGCGAGCGGCGGAAAAGCTCAGGGCTCAGGGATCCATATGCGGCTACATCTCCGTGTGGGTTGAGACGAACCGATTTAAAGACATACCCCAATATAGCAACACGATTACCTGTAGCCTCCCTGAACCCACGGCATACACTCCGATGTTAATCAGATATGCCCTTCACCTCCTCAAGAGGATATACAGAGATGGATACGGCTATAAGAAGGCGGGAGTAGCCCTCATGGACGTTGTACCGGCAACCACGGTCCAGCTTAACCTGTTTATGAAATTCGACCATACGAAGAACGAGAAGTTGATGTCGGTGATGGATGATATAAACGCCAAGTGGGGAGGCGAGACGTTGAAGACGGCGGCTTCGGGTTGTGAGAGGGCGTGGGAGATGAAGCGAGCCTCCTTATCGCCACGATATACAACGAACTGGGACGAAATAATAAAGGTGCGAGCGGGTTAATCCCGGAGAGAGTTGGTAAGCGTCTTGACCTTCTCAGACAATTCTTGAATTAATTCGAGTGTTAAATCCATCTTCTCGTTTTGGGAAAGATGGGAGGCTATAACATCATCTCTAAGAGAACGTATATCGCCTACGACAGAACACCTAGTAGCGTCTATCTCAGTGCGAATCTCGCGAACCTGTGACTTGAGCGTCCTTACTTCCGGGAGTATCAACTCTTCTATCAAGGCTTTAAAACCTTCTCTGAAGCTCATGCTTGAATTTTATAATCGAGAGCCTACTATTTCAACCGGTTGAAATGTCTGAGGCGTTAATCTGTTGATGAACTACTTAACGAGGGAGAGAGGTACGGAATAAGGTTTTGACGGGTTTTGACGCATCGGCCTATCCGTTTACTGACAGAACTCGAACAGGGGCACGCCCAACCTCACCTCCGAGATTCGGAGTCTGTCTTCCGTCGCCTCCCGTAACAAGCTCAGAGTATGCGGGTTCCCTCCCTGCTTCCCGCAAGCGAAGTACCACTGTGCCGGTATCACGTCCTCTACTCTCCGGCAGGACAGCGCGACAGCCATAAGCTCTTCATCAGTAAGCTGGCTCTCAATGAACATATGCTCTTCCCTCTCCCGGTCTGAGAGTCCCGAGACACCGTTCGGGATGTCGTAATCGTCATACATGAATACACCTCACTATTTTGAAGTCGTGTTGCATTTTATCTTGACACCTAGAGGGAAGCAATGCTAACATGTAAAACTATGTTGCAGAAAATTAAGAAAGACATAGAGAAGCTCAATCCCGGCGAGCTTCAGGAGCTACGCCGCTACATAAACGAGATTGCGGGGCCTAGTGTCTCCTATTATA contains:
- a CDS encoding AAA family ATPase, which produces METQIKSPFVQEGAGKALKKECRNNHTSNITPRIDSETVKQAELSLLNMILEGEASFENVGLSVEDFSINDHGRIYGAMAALHGRGEEVSVLSVCNELAHVERADGGAWSLYLTSVVNIALPAGGIDYPVRVIREASRNRRLEEAGYRLYEAARDNDTEGVKRWSERVIELQAQREAGAEAEGGGGLRCVPLALCSSEPVKWLIDGLVPEGFPSYLYAREGLGKSFLAALLAIEVCRGGGSFMGHSYPEEPVNVLYVDYELSSGVHAERGEKISHGLNLPGIPENLFYSNPKVPIMAALPDIKKLIARNNIGFIIVDAWQSAGLDSFDPAVAAAYFAAMRGLGVSSLTIDHEKKTQNGIDSGGDSFYGGVHKLTQSRSGFRLTRTGDGKNPVTLLLRQTKNSFGPLAEDMTFDVNFEGDRISFTQSNAPNPEDRDCELIAKAIADMEAEGTRVNRTALTEYFAGVIGQKRLRLLLDKGDGELWESSPGDRTERLYKSRPAEWHPYKRGQSASVMNTVEGGEDCGYPEVLNG
- a CDS encoding SOS response-associated peptidase, translating into MCGRFVKTTDKDDLQSRFGFEDPVGVLLEPRYNIAPTQLHPVVIIEDDKRVLRMMKWGLVPHWAKDPAIGYKMINARAEGIEDKPSFRTPFRKRRCLVIANGFYEWKKVEPKTKVPYLIRLKSGKPFAFAGLWEKWDKGPEPLETFTIITTENNELIEPIHNRMPVILHEKDESLWLDPELNDPEKLIPLLKPYPSEEMELYEVSTIVNSPRNDVPECILKKE
- the umuD gene encoding translesion error-prone DNA polymerase V autoproteolytic subunit translates to MRVTEIGILKSASEFEIPLVSVRAPCGTGFPSPADDYAEEGLDLNRYVTEHPEATLYARAEGDSMIGAGIFDGDILVVDKALVNNANGRVITAWYNGHFTVKRLYTDPRLKRSFLISENPKYPPIEIHPETDFAIWAVVTWNVHRLSRELPDDVKSILYGMKK
- a CDS encoding Y-family DNA polymerase: MPKTSKIFALVDCNNFYVSCERVFNPSLNGKPVVVLSNNDGCAVALSDEAKLLIPMGTPIHECADVVRINKVHIFSSNYTLYADMSRRVKGVLTQFSPEIENYSIDESFLSLSGFTNVDLTDYGRRIRETVLRWTGIPTCVGIGTTKTLAKIANKLAKKNKMCQGVLNLTNHSRIEDFLASVDIGDVWGIGWQYTKLLKRYGINTALDLRNAPDGFIRKHMTVQRLRTAWELRGVSCLDIEEVVSDKKEIVSSRSFGKDVYTYKEVSEAIATYTTRAAEKLRAQGSICGYISVWVETNRFKDIPQYSNTITCSLPEPTAYTPMLIRYALHLLKRIYRDGYGYKKAGVALMDVVPATTVQLNLFMKFDHTKNEKLMSVMDDINAKWGGETLKTAASGCERAWEMKRASLSPRYTTNWDEIIKVRAG